A single Pan troglodytes isolate AG18354 chromosome X, NHGRI_mPanTro3-v2.0_pri, whole genome shotgun sequence DNA region contains:
- the HDAC8 gene encoding histone deacetylase 8 isoform X16 gives MLTREHRCGRSEEQELEPWPSPKKARSRRWLRNGFKRKMEEPEEPADSGQSLVPVYIYSPEYVSMCDSLAKIPKRASMVHSLIEAYALHKQMRIVKPKVASMEEMATFHTDAYLQHLQKVSQEGDDDHPDSIEYGLGYDCPATEGIFDYAAAIGGATITAAQCLIDGMCKVAINWSGGWHHAKKETCVYVALYKAF, from the exons ATGTTGACCAGGGAGCACCGCTGCGGCCGATCAGAGGAGCAGGAACTGGAACCCTGGCCGAGTCCGAAAAAAGCCAGATCTAGAAGGTGGCTGCGGAACGGTTTTAAGCGGAAGATGGAGGAGCCGGAGGAACCGGCGGACAGTGGGCAGTCGCTGGTCCCGGTTTATATCTATAGTCCCGAGTATGTCAGTATGTGTGACTCCCTGGCCAAGATCCCCAAACGG GCCAGTATGGTGCATTCTTTGATTGAAGCATATGCACTGCATAAGCAAATGAG GATAGTTAAGCCTAAAGTGGCCTCCATGGAGGAGATGGCCACCTTCCACACTGATGCTTATCTGCAGCATCTCCAGAAGGTCAGCCAAGAAGGCGATGATGATCATCCGGACTCCATAGAATATGGGCTAG GTTATGACTGCCCAGCCACTGAAGGGATATTTGACTATGCAGCAGCTATAGGAGGGGCTACCATCACAGCTGCCCAATGCCTGATTGACGGAATGTGCAAAGTAGCAATTAACTGGTCTGGAGGGTGGCATCATGCAAAGAA AGAGACGTGTGTGTATGTGGCACTTTACAAGGCATTCTGA